In Lentilitoribacter sp. Alg239-R112, the following proteins share a genomic window:
- a CDS encoding D-cysteine desulfhydrase, with amino-acid sequence MHLARFNRISLGHFPTPLEKMENLTKALGGPQLWIKRDDCTGLATGGNKTRKLEFLVADAVAKGADTLVTQGATQSNHVRQTAAAARKLGMKCFALLEHRVVNQGDRYAQTGNVFFDDLLKCEYEFRPEGLDMNKEGQEYADKLQEKGLKPYFIPGGGSNTVGALGYANAAAELVYQADQQGLRIDKLVHATGSAGTQAGLVAGFHAMNTPIDIVGISVRAAKEKQIDNVHKLACATADLIGAKGDLARSKVEAYDEYVGPGYGQPTDEMVDAISMLATEEAIFLDPVYSGKGMAGLIGLIQKGYFKKDENVVFLHTGGSAALFAYEHLFSRQQAAE; translated from the coding sequence ATGCATCTAGCTCGCTTTAACCGAATTTCTCTTGGGCACTTCCCAACGCCTTTAGAAAAAATGGAAAACTTAACAAAAGCTCTAGGTGGGCCGCAATTATGGATTAAGCGAGATGATTGTACAGGGTTAGCCACTGGCGGCAACAAAACAAGAAAACTCGAATTTCTCGTAGCTGACGCTGTAGCAAAGGGTGCCGACACGCTGGTAACTCAAGGTGCAACACAATCGAACCACGTTCGCCAAACAGCAGCAGCAGCAAGAAAGTTGGGTATGAAATGTTTCGCATTGCTTGAACACCGCGTGGTCAATCAGGGCGATAGATATGCGCAAACGGGAAATGTATTCTTTGACGATCTACTTAAGTGCGAATATGAATTTCGACCTGAAGGTCTAGATATGAACAAAGAAGGTCAGGAATACGCAGATAAACTTCAGGAAAAAGGTTTAAAGCCCTACTTCATACCAGGCGGCGGCTCTAACACAGTGGGTGCTCTTGGATATGCAAATGCAGCGGCGGAGCTGGTTTATCAGGCGGATCAACAGGGCCTGCGCATCGACAAACTGGTGCATGCAACCGGTAGCGCAGGAACGCAGGCTGGTCTGGTTGCGGGTTTTCATGCAATGAACACCCCTATCGATATCGTCGGGATATCAGTGAGAGCTGCCAAAGAAAAACAAATCGACAATGTTCATAAACTTGCTTGTGCTACGGCTGATTTGATCGGAGCAAAAGGCGACCTCGCACGAAGCAAAGTAGAAGCCTATGATGAATATGTTGGCCCGGGTTATGGTCAGCCTACCGATGAAATGGTCGATGCGATAAGCATGTTGGCAACAGAAGAAGCTATCTTCCTCGATCCCGTATATTCCGGAAAAGGCATGGCTGGACTTATAGGCCTCATACAAAAAGGATACTTCAAAAAAGACGAGAACGTCGTATTCCTTCATACCGGTGGCTCGGCAGCATTATTTGCTTATGAACATCTGTTTTCAAGACAACAGGCGGCTGAATGA
- a CDS encoding alpha/beta hydrolase, which translates to MNELVFKTAGKGFPLVLVHGYLAGADIWQEQLEFFKDHFKVIVPNLPGFADSAQVKAPNSIIDIANLLLSELTDRGVDKFHLMGHSMGGMIVQAMAAIAPDRIDHLICYGTGPVGVLPDRFETIEQSRDRLNNDGLEKTVKRIAATWFLHREDAEGYDQCVELGLQANMQAALASLTAWENWDGREELKNIRAKTLIIWGESDRSYNQSQPEALWHGIENSCLVVVSNCAHNVHMEKPIFFNAIVKDFLPTQSN; encoded by the coding sequence ATGAACGAACTGGTCTTTAAAACTGCCGGAAAAGGGTTTCCCCTGGTTCTAGTTCACGGATATTTAGCAGGCGCTGATATCTGGCAAGAACAACTCGAATTTTTTAAAGACCATTTTAAAGTTATCGTACCTAATCTTCCCGGTTTTGCAGATAGCGCGCAAGTTAAAGCGCCGAACTCTATTATTGATATAGCAAATCTGTTATTGTCAGAGCTTACGGATAGAGGTGTTGATAAGTTCCACCTGATGGGACATTCCATGGGTGGAATGATTGTTCAAGCAATGGCTGCAATTGCTCCCGATCGCATCGATCATCTGATATGTTACGGAACTGGACCTGTTGGCGTACTACCCGATCGCTTTGAAACCATTGAGCAATCACGCGACCGATTGAACAATGATGGGTTAGAAAAAACCGTTAAACGTATCGCCGCAACTTGGTTTTTACACAGGGAAGATGCAGAAGGTTATGATCAATGTGTTGAACTTGGGTTGCAAGCAAATATGCAAGCAGCTTTAGCCAGTCTCACCGCATGGGAGAACTGGGATGGCCGAGAGGAATTAAAAAACATTCGCGCTAAAACACTGATCATTTGGGGAGAAAGTGATCGATCCTATAACCAAAGCCAACCCGAAGCACTTTGGCACGGTATCGAAAACAGTTGTTTGGTCGTCGTTTCAAACTGTGCACACAATGTGCACATGGAAAAACCTATATTTTTCAACGCAATCGTAAAGGATTTTTTGCCAACACAATCCAACTAA
- a CDS encoding glycine betaine ABC transporter substrate-binding protein yields the protein MKKTIIGAVAALAMSSTALMAETVKIGAPAWTGAQAIAHLIQEVVTSKMGSEAELVPGDNAAIFAAMDAGKGDIDVHPDVWLPNQKSFTDKYVDGTGNVALSENAYEGKQSFCVSKDFSEKNGVTSIFDLARPEIAKLMDADGNGKGEIWVGAPGWASANVNQVKVRDYGLLPFMDAVRADQSVMTATVGDSIKKGIGYAFYCYSPHAIWFQHDVVRLEEPAFDAAKYKALQPSEDPNWYENSKVMTEDALKQVQIAYSKSLSSRSPAITELLKNMKLTSEDVSSFAFEIEGGKSASDVAKKWVAENSDRVDGWLGLN from the coding sequence ATGAAAAAAACTATTATTGGCGCAGTGGCAGCACTTGCAATGTCATCAACTGCTTTGATGGCGGAAACCGTTAAAATTGGTGCACCTGCTTGGACCGGCGCGCAGGCAATTGCTCACCTCATTCAGGAAGTTGTAACAAGTAAAATGGGTAGTGAGGCGGAGCTGGTCCCAGGCGACAATGCTGCAATTTTTGCTGCAATGGACGCTGGGAAAGGTGATATTGATGTCCATCCAGACGTTTGGTTGCCCAACCAAAAAAGCTTCACTGATAAATATGTTGACGGCACAGGTAACGTCGCACTTTCTGAAAATGCCTATGAAGGAAAACAGAGCTTTTGTGTTTCAAAAGATTTCTCTGAAAAAAATGGTGTCACATCTATCTTTGATCTAGCACGTCCAGAAATTGCAAAACTTATGGATGCTGATGGCAATGGTAAGGGTGAAATATGGGTAGGCGCTCCGGGCTGGGCATCTGCAAATGTCAATCAAGTTAAAGTACGCGACTACGGTCTACTGCCGTTCATGGATGCTGTTCGTGCTGATCAGTCGGTTATGACCGCAACAGTTGGCGATTCCATCAAAAAAGGTATTGGTTATGCGTTCTACTGCTATTCACCACATGCCATCTGGTTCCAGCACGATGTCGTGAGACTTGAAGAACCTGCTTTTGATGCCGCAAAATATAAGGCTTTACAGCCTTCCGAAGATCCGAACTGGTATGAAAATTCAAAAGTCATGACCGAAGATGCTTTGAAACAAGTGCAAATTGCCTATTCAAAATCTTTATCATCACGTTCACCGGCAATCACCGAATTGCTCAAAAACATGAAATTGACAAGTGAAGATGTATCCAGTTTTGCTTTTGAAATTGAAGGTGGAAAATCAGCGAGTGACGTTGCCAAAAAATGGGTCGCGGAAAATTCTGACCGCGTTGATGGCTGGCTTGGGCTAAATTAG
- a CDS encoding glycine betaine/L-proline ABC transporter ATP-binding protein, protein MKQQGYSIEISGVWKIFGKNAENALKDIKNEGFTKKQVLEKHGCVVGVADANMSINPGEIFCVMGLSGSGKSTLVRHINRLLEPTAGQILVNGEDIMAMPPDLLRQYRNEHISMVFQNFGLMPHRSVLDNVAMPLEIRGINKNERNEIAERTIDMVELTGWGNKFAHELSGGMQQRVGLARALAADPKILLMDEPFSALDPLIRRQLQNEFMKLASQMNKTTVFITHDLDEAVRIGDRIAIMRDGRVVQIGTPEDIVLNPADEYVSDFVAGISRLKVVKAHTVMQPLAQYEQDNGKLSKSSHSFPLDASLSVLIEHAIEHKEPMAITDADGKIQGVIDQSDLLRTVIEGTETS, encoded by the coding sequence ATGAAACAGCAAGGCTATTCTATCGAGATATCAGGCGTTTGGAAAATTTTCGGCAAAAATGCCGAAAACGCTCTAAAAGATATCAAGAATGAAGGATTTACGAAGAAGCAAGTCCTCGAAAAACACGGATGTGTCGTCGGCGTAGCCGATGCGAACATGAGCATCAATCCCGGTGAAATATTCTGTGTCATGGGCCTTTCCGGTAGTGGGAAGTCAACATTGGTCCGACATATTAATCGCCTTCTTGAACCCACAGCTGGTCAAATTCTCGTCAATGGCGAAGACATAATGGCCATGCCCCCTGATCTGTTGCGACAATATCGAAACGAGCACATCTCCATGGTGTTTCAAAACTTTGGATTGATGCCGCATCGTTCTGTTCTGGATAACGTCGCTATGCCGCTCGAAATTCGCGGCATTAACAAGAATGAGCGCAATGAAATTGCAGAACGCACCATTGATATGGTTGAATTAACCGGATGGGGAAACAAATTTGCCCATGAACTATCAGGCGGGATGCAACAACGGGTAGGCCTTGCAAGAGCACTTGCTGCGGATCCTAAAATATTACTTATGGATGAACCATTCAGTGCGCTGGATCCACTAATCCGCAGACAATTGCAAAACGAGTTTATGAAGCTCGCCTCTCAAATGAATAAGACAACTGTGTTTATCACACACGATTTAGATGAGGCCGTTCGGATTGGTGACAGGATTGCAATTATGCGCGATGGCCGCGTCGTTCAAATCGGAACACCGGAAGACATCGTCTTAAACCCAGCAGATGAATATGTTTCTGATTTCGTTGCCGGAATATCACGATTAAAGGTGGTAAAAGCTCATACTGTCATGCAACCCTTAGCTCAATACGAACAAGATAATGGCAAGCTCTCAAAATCCAGCCATTCATTCCCACTGGATGCATCGCTCAGTGTGCTGATTGAACATGCCATTGAGCACAAAGAGCCTATGGCAATTACTGACGCAGATGGAAAGATACAGGGCGTGATTGATCAAAGTGATTTATTACGAACAGTTATTGAAGGTACGGAGACATCATAA
- a CDS encoding ABC transporter permease subunit — MVMDSVIEDKSAQELAADRAENRDELLREFVQSSPDYYSKNFAKIGASASFTYTFNWMAALLGPIWYGMRGIWNWGLPFVIVETFALIQIARGTFGDLSAGARERISQIEGTLDFRNQQLEAAINKGADNVDVFKRAIASLEQAIVDINTEILVAEQNAVWIALFGLTLLLITKFFEGIIANAALEGRFSIWLSDRTIKAGLNPFRTITSSVFVLLIFAVSIVHFAFPGIMPWLADFPTDVNIRLTAIKVVEQLFEFIRSSGQWLFDFVSYGIRVVLDGLEVLFVETPWPVIASIIILLTWLSAGIAGAVASSAFLAYMGLFGFWEKAMTTLALLGTAACISIALGVPLGLFCARRPRFYAIIRPIMDFMQTMPSFVFMIPVIAFFSVGKPAAVITTMIFGGTPVVRLTVLGMRGVPEAVREAAIAYGASKWYLLTKVDLPLAAPSILAGINQTIMLSLAMVVVASLIGAKGLGEDVLEALQYSSVGQGILAGFAILFCAMILNRIVQGQRD; from the coding sequence ATGGTTATGGATTCAGTGATCGAAGACAAAAGCGCACAAGAGCTCGCTGCTGATCGTGCAGAGAACCGCGATGAGTTGCTCCGAGAATTTGTACAAAGTAGTCCGGATTATTACAGCAAAAACTTTGCTAAAATTGGAGCATCAGCTTCATTTACCTACACCTTCAACTGGATGGCAGCTCTTCTTGGGCCAATCTGGTATGGCATGCGGGGAATTTGGAACTGGGGCCTACCATTTGTCATTGTAGAAACATTTGCCCTCATTCAGATCGCGCGCGGTACTTTCGGTGATTTAAGCGCAGGTGCACGAGAAAGAATATCGCAAATCGAGGGAACTTTAGATTTTCGAAATCAACAGTTGGAAGCCGCGATTAATAAGGGTGCTGACAACGTTGATGTTTTCAAGCGTGCGATTGCTTCATTGGAACAAGCCATCGTAGACATTAATACCGAAATACTCGTTGCCGAACAAAATGCCGTCTGGATCGCCCTATTTGGCCTAACATTGCTATTGATCACCAAATTTTTCGAAGGAATTATTGCGAACGCCGCATTAGAAGGTCGGTTCTCCATCTGGCTTTCTGATCGAACCATAAAAGCTGGTCTAAATCCATTTCGAACGATAACTAGCTCCGTTTTTGTGTTACTTATCTTCGCTGTCAGTATCGTTCATTTTGCCTTCCCGGGCATAATGCCTTGGCTTGCGGATTTCCCAACGGACGTGAATATTCGCCTAACTGCAATTAAAGTTGTTGAGCAATTATTCGAGTTTATTCGATCTTCAGGACAATGGTTATTCGATTTTGTAAGCTATGGAATTCGCGTCGTTCTTGATGGTCTCGAAGTTCTGTTCGTTGAAACGCCATGGCCAGTTATCGCAAGTATCATTATCCTCTTAACATGGCTTTCTGCGGGCATTGCAGGAGCAGTCGCTTCATCCGCATTCTTAGCGTATATGGGTCTGTTTGGGTTCTGGGAAAAGGCTATGACAACCTTGGCTCTTTTAGGAACAGCAGCATGTATATCCATTGCACTTGGTGTGCCATTAGGCCTGTTCTGTGCAAGGCGTCCTAGATTTTATGCAATCATCAGACCCATCATGGATTTCATGCAAACCATGCCGTCATTTGTCTTCATGATCCCTGTCATTGCTTTCTTCAGCGTCGGCAAACCTGCTGCGGTCATTACAACAATGATCTTTGGTGGCACCCCGGTTGTCCGTCTTACCGTTCTTGGAATGCGGGGTGTGCCAGAGGCTGTTCGGGAGGCCGCAATAGCCTATGGTGCATCCAAATGGTATTTGCTTACTAAGGTCGATTTGCCGCTCGCAGCACCATCGATCCTAGCTGGCATCAATCAGACCATCATGCTCAGCCTAGCCATGGTTGTTGTTGCCTCATTGATTGGCGCAAAGGGATTGGGCGAAGATGTTCTTGAAGCCCTACAATACTCTTCCGTTGGGCAAGGAATATTGGCAGGTTTTGCAATTCTCTTCTGCGCAATGATTTTGAACAGAATTGTTCAAGGTCAACGCGATTAG
- a CDS encoding cytochrome c peroxidase — translation MGALVSFLSSATAEVPAQLGSQDFIKFDRQQAAIGQLLFYDKILSGNRNIACSTCHHPDFGTADGLPLGVGEGGKGLGPERTTGMGDNRIKKRIPRNAPALWNLGAKSIHTMFHDGRLSISERYENGFDSPAEEWLPKGFNSLLAAQAVFPLVAQFEMAGNPKENEIAGAVHDRIDAAWPLLAKRVRIIPEYGKAFVQAFDHIERADQITIVDIANALAAFMGTEWQSFDSPYDDFLGGNQLALTPEQKSGMDLFFGKANCVDCHSGALLSDQKFHALQLPAFGPGRTRRFDPIPRDVGRMGKSDLLEDAYRFRTPMLRNVALTAPYGHNGAYPTLEGIVRAHVEETPMWSRALVKLPTAPWIQSVDFAIQDDYREMKRQSDVRDTDVINLSDNEIGELVAFLNGLTGKTVDATPFGIPKAVPSGLDLD, via the coding sequence TTGGGCGCTCTGGTTAGTTTTCTTAGTTCCGCGACTGCAGAAGTTCCAGCTCAATTAGGTTCACAAGATTTCATAAAATTTGATCGTCAGCAAGCCGCAATTGGCCAGTTGTTATTCTATGATAAAATCTTATCTGGCAATAGAAATATTGCTTGTTCAACTTGTCATCATCCAGATTTTGGTACAGCGGACGGATTGCCTTTGGGCGTAGGTGAGGGCGGTAAAGGTCTTGGTCCTGAACGGACAACGGGGATGGGCGATAATCGCATAAAAAAGCGTATCCCTCGAAATGCCCCAGCACTTTGGAATTTAGGCGCGAAGTCTATCCATACCATGTTTCATGATGGACGCCTTAGTATAAGCGAGCGCTATGAGAATGGTTTTGATAGTCCTGCGGAGGAATGGTTGCCTAAGGGGTTTAATTCGCTGTTGGCCGCCCAAGCTGTTTTTCCACTTGTTGCGCAATTTGAAATGGCGGGCAATCCAAAAGAAAATGAAATTGCCGGTGCTGTTCATGATCGAATTGATGCAGCCTGGCCGTTACTAGCTAAACGCGTTCGCATCATACCGGAATATGGCAAAGCTTTTGTTCAAGCATTTGACCATATAGAGCGTGCCGATCAAATTACTATTGTCGATATTGCAAATGCGTTGGCGGCTTTCATGGGTACTGAATGGCAAAGTTTTGATAGCCCTTACGATGACTTTTTAGGCGGGAACCAGCTCGCGCTGACGCCCGAACAGAAAAGCGGCATGGATTTGTTTTTTGGTAAGGCAAATTGTGTGGATTGTCATTCTGGAGCGCTTTTAAGCGATCAGAAGTTTCATGCGCTTCAATTGCCCGCATTCGGCCCGGGGCGTACGCGCCGGTTTGATCCCATTCCCCGCGATGTTGGGCGAATGGGAAAGTCAGATTTGTTGGAAGATGCATATCGTTTTCGCACACCAATGTTGCGCAATGTTGCGTTGACTGCTCCTTATGGCCACAATGGTGCCTATCCGACACTTGAAGGCATAGTTCGTGCACATGTGGAAGAAACCCCGATGTGGTCGCGAGCTTTGGTCAAATTACCAACTGCACCATGGATCCAATCTGTAGATTTCGCGATACAGGACGATTATCGGGAAATGAAGCGACAATCGGATGTGCGTGATACAGACGTAATCAATCTGAGTGATAATGAAATTGGTGAATTGGTTGCATTTCTCAATGGATTGACGGGTAAAACAGTTGATGCAACGCCATTTGGGATTCCGAAAGCTGTTCCGAGTGGTCTGGATTTAGATTAA
- a CDS encoding tetratricopeptide repeat protein — MKNKFATFAFVSALFMSQPVFAGLEEGRDFMEKNDFKAAMEEFLPLARSGNADAEELIGVLYALGLGVERDDERAFEWYLRASLKGHPGAQSGIGWYYEVGRGMPAPDLTRAYMWYVLSAIGGDPDAAISQEEVVKKMTKEQIDKAHILIDDYKVWLYPFR, encoded by the coding sequence TTGAAAAATAAATTTGCTACATTTGCGTTTGTATCTGCACTTTTTATGAGCCAGCCCGTTTTTGCCGGACTTGAAGAAGGTCGCGACTTTATGGAGAAAAACGACTTCAAAGCCGCGATGGAAGAGTTTTTGCCGCTGGCACGCTCCGGCAATGCAGACGCAGAAGAATTGATAGGCGTTTTGTATGCGCTGGGCTTGGGCGTTGAACGCGATGATGAGCGGGCGTTTGAATGGTATTTGCGTGCATCTCTTAAAGGGCATCCAGGGGCGCAAAGCGGCATTGGTTGGTATTATGAAGTCGGTCGCGGCATGCCGGCACCCGACCTTACCCGCGCTTATATGTGGTACGTTCTCTCGGCCATCGGCGGTGATCCTGATGCTGCGATATCGCAAGAAGAAGTGGTAAAAAAAATGACCAAGGAACAAATTGATAAAGCCCATATTTTAATCGATGATTACAAAGTTTGGTTATATCCATTTAGATAA
- the dctP gene encoding TRAP transporter substrate-binding protein DctP, translated as MNKLLNSLGAAALGLSLFAGTAVSSFAADINIRATANSNENDEDYDGLVVFKNYVEAASNGKISVELFIGTQLCSKGAECLQGVADGTIDVYISTSGGAAGAFPYVQVLDLPYLMANDRVAEAVLQSDFTRTVRDMALADSGDKIRLMTVGNTGGWRNFANTKRRVQSPTDMEGLKIRTVVADLPQELVKALGAAPTPIPWPELFTSFQTGVVEGSKNGITDIMGMKFPDAGLQYVTLDGHAYMGALWWMSNDKFKSMPEDLRQVVIDGFSALQQATFASPKRKSIAAYEAFVAGGGDLYVPTPEEKAAFKAAASPVYDWFKTNVKGGEEVFNALTSAVADAEASIKEANMKDLN; from the coding sequence ATGAATAAACTTCTAAACAGTTTGGGTGCTGCTGCCCTTGGTCTGAGTCTTTTTGCAGGTACAGCGGTCTCGTCATTTGCAGCAGACATTAACATCCGCGCGACTGCAAATTCGAATGAAAATGACGAAGATTATGATGGTCTGGTTGTTTTCAAGAACTATGTTGAGGCAGCGTCAAACGGCAAAATCTCTGTTGAGCTTTTCATTGGCACTCAGCTTTGCTCAAAAGGTGCTGAATGTCTTCAAGGTGTCGCAGATGGTACGATTGATGTATACATCTCAACATCTGGTGGCGCTGCAGGTGCCTTCCCATATGTTCAAGTATTGGATCTGCCATATCTAATGGCAAATGATCGTGTTGCCGAAGCTGTCTTACAGAGCGATTTCACACGCACTGTGCGTGATATGGCTTTAGCTGATTCAGGAGACAAAATTCGTTTGATGACTGTTGGCAATACTGGTGGCTGGCGTAATTTTGCGAATACAAAACGTCGTGTTCAATCACCTACTGACATGGAAGGTCTAAAAATCCGCACAGTTGTTGCCGATCTTCCTCAGGAGTTGGTTAAAGCGCTCGGTGCTGCGCCTACGCCTATCCCGTGGCCAGAGCTTTTCACATCGTTCCAAACTGGTGTAGTTGAAGGTTCAAAAAATGGTATCACAGACATTATGGGCATGAAGTTCCCGGATGCTGGTCTTCAGTACGTGACATTAGATGGTCATGCTTACATGGGTGCTCTTTGGTGGATGAGCAACGACAAATTTAAGTCGATGCCTGAAGATCTTCGTCAAGTTGTTATCGATGGTTTCTCTGCTCTTCAGCAAGCAACGTTTGCATCTCCTAAGCGTAAATCAATTGCAGCTTACGAAGCATTTGTTGCAGGTGGTGGTGACCTGTATGTGCCAACACCGGAAGAAAAAGCAGCCTTTAAGGCAGCGGCGTCACCAGTATATGACTGGTTTAAGACAAATGTAAAAGGCGGCGAAGAAGTCTTCAATGCGCTAACATCTGCTGTTGCCGATGCAGAAGCTTCAATTAAAGAAGCGAATATGAAAGACCTCAACTAA
- a CDS encoding TRAP transporter large permease — MLALFLPLFLLFLLVGVPVFFAMLAAPGLLLYFNGQERDVALMYRNIFNGMDNGVLLAIPFFMLAGELMNRGGITERLVGFCQAIIGSVRGGLAQVNILSSMLFAGMSGSAVADTSALGSMLIPAMEKEGYTRKFSAAITAASSVIGPIIPPSGIMIIYAYVMEVSVAALFAGGIIPGILVGLGLMIVTRVMANHYEYPAAKRVVLRNVTISPIENIAARILARLMLAAVLYPLVTKLGSFGDEMSGGATALAFVIALLVGEVLVQIQRRMMSQDFRTVTKRAVLPLLTPVIILGGILGGIATPTEASALAVAYAAILGLVVLRTLKFNELPGVLVRSATTSGVVLLLVGAAMAFKTVVSLSHAAEDLAVFIVSITSDPLFLLLLINILLFIVGMFLDAGPAIIILGPILAPIFINMGIHPVHFAMIMSVNLTVGLATPPMGLVLFVASSVSGVKVETISRAILPFLAVEVFVIFLITYFPIISLGIPKWLGFVKDADLMGPLLAAIF, encoded by the coding sequence ATGTTAGCACTGTTTCTCCCTCTATTTTTATTGTTCCTACTGGTTGGTGTGCCTGTTTTCTTTGCTATGTTGGCGGCACCGGGATTACTATTATATTTCAATGGTCAAGAGCGCGATGTTGCACTCATGTATCGCAATATTTTTAATGGTATGGACAATGGTGTATTGCTGGCAATCCCATTCTTTATGCTCGCTGGCGAACTGATGAACCGTGGTGGTATTACCGAGCGTTTGGTGGGTTTTTGCCAGGCGATTATTGGTTCAGTGCGCGGCGGTTTGGCGCAGGTTAACATCTTGTCTTCCATGTTGTTTGCCGGAATGTCGGGGTCAGCAGTGGCGGACACGTCTGCGCTGGGTTCCATGCTTATTCCAGCCATGGAAAAAGAAGGATACACACGTAAGTTTTCCGCAGCAATTACTGCCGCATCGTCAGTTATTGGCCCGATTATTCCGCCATCAGGTATTATGATTATTTATGCATATGTCATGGAAGTTTCCGTTGCAGCCTTATTCGCTGGTGGGATTATTCCAGGGATTTTGGTTGGCTTGGGTTTAATGATCGTCACACGCGTTATGGCAAATCATTATGAATATCCCGCGGCCAAACGCGTTGTGTTGCGTAATGTCACTATTTCACCAATTGAAAATATCGCAGCACGCATTCTTGCAAGATTAATGCTGGCGGCTGTGCTTTATCCGTTGGTAACGAAACTTGGTAGTTTTGGTGACGAGATGTCTGGAGGAGCGACCGCTCTTGCTTTTGTTATTGCTCTGTTGGTGGGTGAGGTATTGGTCCAAATTCAACGACGCATGATGTCGCAAGATTTCCGAACGGTTACAAAACGAGCTGTGCTGCCGCTGTTAACACCAGTTATTATTCTTGGTGGTATATTGGGCGGTATAGCGACGCCAACGGAAGCTTCTGCGCTTGCGGTTGCCTATGCAGCGATCCTTGGCTTAGTTGTATTGCGCACACTCAAATTCAATGAGTTACCAGGTGTTTTGGTACGTTCTGCAACTACATCTGGTGTTGTGCTATTGTTGGTTGGTGCTGCGATGGCATTTAAGACAGTTGTCAGCTTGTCGCATGCTGCAGAAGATCTGGCGGTGTTTATTGTTTCAATCACGAGCGACCCGCTGTTCCTTTTGCTATTGATTAATATCCTTCTGTTTATTGTTGGTATGTTTTTGGATGCAGGGCCGGCAATTATTATTTTGGGGCCTATTCTGGCTCCGATCTTTATTAATATGGGAATTCATCCCGTTCATTTTGCGATGATCATGTCAGTCAACTTGACCGTTGGTTTAGCCACCCCGCCTATGGGGTTGGTATTGTTCGTTGCATCATCAGTTTCAGGCGTGAAAGTGGAAACAATTTCACGCGCAATCCTACCTTTTCTGGCTGTAGAAGTATTCGTGATTTTCCTGATTACATATTTCCCGATTATATCATTGGGAATACCTAAATGGCTGGGATTTGTGAAAGATGCAGACCTTATGGGCCCGTTGCTAGCGGCCATATTCTAG
- a CDS encoding TRAP transporter small permease subunit, with translation MKLLSVLLTILSRINDKLLSFGRSIACIAMVLMVFCILLQIFFRYALNNALPWPEEAARALMIWMMALVAPSAYRYAGFVAIEMVPDMMPRKIRALLMFAILVLATMVIAVMLSHAWAHFSAPLLFDSSGLNRLLQDSGINQLLGTSLEFKTAYVYLAMTVLLVVMLIVSAELILRQVGQFLWSEEEFPTLQAPAIMAGG, from the coding sequence TTGAAACTACTATCAGTATTACTGACTATCTTAAGTAGAATAAATGACAAACTACTAAGTTTTGGTCGAAGCATCGCGTGCATCGCGATGGTCTTGATGGTCTTTTGTATTCTACTTCAAATATTTTTCCGGTACGCATTAAACAATGCGCTTCCTTGGCCAGAAGAAGCAGCACGTGCTCTGATGATCTGGATGATGGCTCTTGTTGCGCCTTCTGCATATCGCTACGCGGGGTTTGTAGCCATAGAAATGGTGCCGGACATGATGCCGAGGAAAATCCGTGCTCTACTCATGTTTGCAATATTGGTGCTTGCAACGATGGTGATAGCGGTCATGTTAAGTCACGCTTGGGCGCATTTCTCTGCCCCGCTGTTGTTTGATTCATCCGGCTTGAACCGATTGTTACAAGATAGCGGTATCAACCAGCTTTTGGGGACAAGTCTCGAGTTTAAAACGGCTTATGTTTATTTGGCTATGACGGTTTTACTTGTCGTCATGCTGATTGTATCGGCAGAGTTAATCTTACGCCAAGTTGGGCAGTTTCTTTGGTCTGAGGAAGAGTTCCCGACGCTGCAAGCTCCAGCAATCATGGCAGGGGGGTAA